GCGCCTTCCTGTTCCGGGCAGTGTTTGGCGATCAACAGGCATTTTCCCTGCCACTCATCGAAATGGGCAGCCTCTGGGAGATACCGTTTCTGATTCTTTGCGGTCTCGCTATAGGCCTGGTCGCAACGGCAATGCTGAATCTTGCACAAGGTTGCAGTCGCTTCGCGGACAAACCTGTTCTATTGAAAATGATTGCCGCAGGTTTACTCACCGGCGCAGTTGCAACGGTTCTGCCACAAGTCATGGGTGTCGGCTACGATACTCTCGAACAGGCCATGCTGGGACAGCTGGGGTTCTGGCTGCTTGCCGCCATTGTCATCGCCAAACTGGTGCTCTCAACGGTATCCGTTTCGCTGGGAATGCCCGGCGGCACAATTGGCCCATCGCTGGTCATCGGTGTTTGCATGGGCGGCTGGCTCGGCTTTATTGGCGGTATGATCAATCCCGAGCAGGCCTCCACCCCGGGCTTCTACGCCACGCTTGGCATGAGCGCCATGATGGGAGCCGTACTGAATGCCCCGCTCGCAGCGCTCATCGTCATGCTTGAGCTGACCTACAACCCCAATTTACTGCTACCCAGTATGCTGACCATTGTTACTGCAACACTGACGGCACGCACGGCTTCTCGATTACCCGGACTGTTTTCAATCGGCCGGGACCGGTCACGTTACACCTCACCGGTTTTCCAGATGCTGAGTCGCGCAGGCGTCACCAGCCTGATGGAACTGAACTTCGCTCACCACTCCCACCTGATCCGGCCTGAAGCTGCCCGCGAGATTCTGGAAAAGAAACCAGTCTGGCTGGTGATTGAAGATGTAGGCGAGCCAAAGTACATTCTCAAGCCGGTAGACTTGGCGCGCCACATGGAAGCCCAAGACCCGTTAAGCTGGGATGAAGACACCCGGATAGACTTGCTGAAAATTCCGGCAGAGCGCTGGCGTCTGCATCCCATCCACTCAAGGGCCACTCTTCAGGAAGCACTGATACTGATGCGGCAAAAGGACGGACGAGCCGTGTATATTACCCAGCCCGCCTCACCACTGATGTCAGAAGTTGCAGGAATAGTGACACGAGAATCAATAGACAACTATTACCAGTGAACCCGTAACAGAGGGACAACAGAAAGAGTTAAAAATCATGCTTACCGCAATCAACAACTTTATTACCGGCATTCACAGCTGGATCGAGGCGTTTCATATCATCAGCGTCGTGTGCTGGTTTGCCGCCCTGTTTTACCTGCCGCGCCTATTTGTCTATCACGCCTCGGCTGAAGACGATATCAGCAACGAGCGATTCAAAATAATGGAGCGAAAACTGTACCGGGGTATCGCCAATCCATCGATGATTGCCAGCCTGGTTTTTGGATTGGCGCTATTCAGCACGGCGCCGGACTATTTTCTCAGTTCAGTATGGTTTCATGTAAAAGTGGTGTTGGTAGTGTTACTAATCGGCTATCACCATATGTGCCTGGCTTATCTCAAAAAATTTCGCGATAACAACAACACCAAGAGCCATGTCTTCTTTCGCTGGTTTAACGAAGTACCGGTGATTATGTTAATCGGCATTGTCGTGATGGTGGTGGTGCGGCCGTTTTAGACTTGCAGCGCTCTCCAGGGATTAAGCAGGCATTTGCCTTCAAATATCGATAAGCTTTCTAGCGGATAGAGGTTATCTTTAAAGTCACTATTTATTGTTGGAGAAGCGCTTGTAATAGGAGGCTTCCTCAATAATCATAAGCGTATGAATAGACAGGTTAGCATAACGGCAATCGAACGCAGGTCGCACGAGGCAAACAATACTGGGGACATTCGTGTCGCAGCAAACGATGTACCCTCACGCTTGTTGCTCAGCCAACAAAGCATTTTATCGATAAAAATTGTTTGTCGCTTAATTAAAATGGTGCAACGGCATCGCGCTGCAAGTATTGCAGTCATTAACGGCGATGACAGTTTTCTACCGTTAACTGAAACACTGAATGAACAAATAGTTTCTTTGTTCCAGGTAATGCAAATATTAGCTCACGATCATGGTTTGCTCTCGGTTGAGCAAACCAACTACGCTCAGACTAACTGGCAAGCGATCGCTGCGGACTGGCAACAAGACTCGGTGATCAGCAACTATGAGTTCCACTGCCACCTGATCGACATACTAATACAATTAACTCGCCATACTCTGAAATTTCGGGTGTTGCCAAAGGAGTCACTTCCAGGGTCATTCAACACTGAAGTCGAACTGGCATTGTTTGATGTACTGAAACATATTGAACTCATGGGCAAGCTGCGGGGCCTGGCAACGCACGCTGCCTCATCAAAACACTGCGACAATGACACCCAAACTCGAGTGTCTTTTCTGATTAAGCAGGTTGACACTGAATACCAGCGACTTTATCCGGCATTAAAATCACTGTCCGGGCCATTAGCTGACATACCAACCTTAAATGGCCTGTCTAACTTGAAGGGCAAAATAGAGCGCTTGCTAGAGATTATTCAGCGGCGAATCATTGATGCGCCCAAGATTCGAACCAATGGTTCGCGTATTTATACACTGGCAACTGAAGCTATCGATCTCTATTGGGAAGTCATAGAACGAGCGTTACAGGTCGTCGAAAATCAGATGCTGGACCAACACCTTGCGTTTGATCGATCACATCAGAAATAAAACTCAACTGAAAAAAGCGTCTCACAAGTTTTCCGGTAATATCAAAATTAATATTTAGCACAGGGTCCAACCAATGGCGTCGCTGCAAGATCAACTTCTCAAGGCCGGAATTGTCGACGAGAAAAAAGCCAAGCAAGCTAAAAAAGAAAAGCACAAACAAAACAAGCAGGCACGTAAAGGCCAACCCGTTGTGAGCGAAACTCGACAACTGGCGAAACAAGCCCAGGCTGAACGTTCCGCTCGTGACCGTGAAATAAATCGACAACGCGAAGCTGCCGCAAAGCAAAAAGCCATCGCTGCGCAAATCAAACAGTTAATTGAAGTAAATCGCATCAACCGTCAGGGTGGTGAGACCGCATATCAGTTTACTGATGCTAAAAAAATTAAAAAAATCTATGTATCAGATTTATTGCACCGGCAGTTAAGTCGAGGGCTGATTGCTGTTGTTAAATTGAACGAGCAATACGAGCTGGTGCCCTCAGCCGTTGCCGATAAAATCAAACAACGTGACGAAACTGTGGTGATATTGCAGAATCAGCCCACAAAAGGCGAGCAAGGTACGCTTGATGAACCGGATGAAGATGACTATTACGCGGACTACAAAATCCCGGATGATTTGATGTGGTAGCTTTTGTAAACGCGACTAGAACGAACCAGAAAGCCCGACATAACACCCAAGACAGCCTCTATTGAGTTGCGTCAACTGCGGGCTGGCGATGGCACCAGCTTAGCCGCTCCCTGATTAAAAACTGCTGGACTGCTCCATAAACGCCATTTCCTCCGGTGTGCTCTCTCGCCCCAACGCTTTATTTCGATGCGGATAACGTCCAAACCGGGCAATAACATCGTAATGCCGCTGGGCAAAATCCAGAAACCCCCGAAATGTCTCTTTTTCTTCTTCAGGCACAGCTGACACCAAAGCCCTGTAGTTGGTTATTGAAAGTTGTTGCATCGCCGGGCTCTCAGAATGCTCAAGAGGCATATAGAAAAATACCCGCTCCACCGGTTTCAGCAATAAATCGTCACCACAATCAATGCCATCAAGACACCACTGCAAGGCCTGTGGGTCGGCAGCAAAAGCCTTCGCTTCTCCCCGAAACAGATTGCGCGAAAACTGGTCAACCACAACAATTGCCGCCAGCCTGCCTCGGGCGGACCCAAGCCAGTCGCGGTATCCGCCCTCTGACAGACCATTCACAAAGTGGGCAAACCTGTCTCGTATTTCCTGGTCCACCTCCCTGTGCTTTCCCCACCATAAATCTCCTCGCTGCTGCCAATCGATAGCCGTGTTTTCAATATCACCAAACCAGTAGTCGAGAACAACTTGCCATTCTTTCTGACCCATAACCACTCCAGCCCTTTTTATTGTTATTCACTTTGAGGGTGCACCTCTCTTCACAATTGGTAATAATAGCTTCCCTTTCAGATTTTGTCGGTCCCAATTTAAATGCAACGTTCAGAAGAGCTTTTTCAGCGCGCACAAAACCATATTCCCGGTGGTGTAAATTCACCCGTCAGAGCATTCAAGGCCGTGGGCGGCTCACCGGTTTTTTTCGATAGTGCTCAAGATGCGTACCTTTATGATGCCGACGGTAATCGGTATGTCGATTATGTGCAATCCTGGGGGCCGATGATTCTTGGCCATGGCCACCCCTACGTACTGGATTCGATTCGTGGGCAACTGGAAAAAGGGCTCACCTTTGGTGCGCCAACAGAAATTGAAATTGATCTGGCCGACCGACTCTGCGAATTAGTGCCGGGGCTGGATATGGTGAGAATGGTAAATTCCGGCACTGAAGCGACGATGAGCGCCATTCGGCTGGCCCGAGGATTCACCGGGCGCGACAAAATCATCAAGTTTGAAGGCTGCTATCACGGCCATTCTGACTCACTACTGGTAAAGGCTGGCTCTGGCGCACTCACTCTCGGTGTGCCCAGCTCACCTGGTGTTCCCGCTTCGCTGGCCGATCACACAGTGACGCTCACCTACAATGACAGCGATGCGGTTGTGCAGGCCTTTACCGAAATCGGCGAACAGGTTGCCTGTGTGATTGTCGAGCCTGTCGCAGGCAATATGAGCTGCATTCCGCCACAACCCGGATTTCTGGAGACACTTCGTGAGCAATGTACCAATAATGGCGCCCTGCTAATTTTCGATGAAGTCATGACAGGTTTCAGGGTTGGCCCACAATGCGCCACCGGCCATTTTCATATCGAAGCTGATTTAATCACCCTTGGCAAAGTGATTGGCGGTGGTATGCCTGTTGGCGCTTTCGGTGGCAAGCGCGAGGTAATGAAGCAGATCGCCCCGTTAGGACCCGTCTACCAGGCTGGCACACTATCCGGTAATCCTGTCGCCATGACTGCCGGGCTAACCACGCTGAACCTGATTTCTCAGCCGGATTTTTACGCACCGCTTCTTGAACACACGACAGAACTGATGGCTGGATTGCAGGAGCGCGCAGACACCGCAGGCATTCCCTTCACAACCAACCATATCGGCACCATGTTTGGTATTTTCTTCACTACGGCAAACAGCGTCAGCAATTACCAGCAGGTGATGGCTTGCAATACTGAGCGCTTTGGCCAATTTTTCCACGGCATGTTGAAGGAAGGCGTTTACCTCGCACCCGCTTCCTATGAGGCTGGATTTATGTCTGCAGCGCACACCGATATTGATATCAAATACACACTCGACGCCGCCGCGCGTGTATTCAAAAAACTTTAGGCCGGAAGCATTAGGCACTATGATCATCGTTCATAGGATACCGGCAGACAACATTTGGAGCAGACATGAGCTTTACTGACACTCGAGGTTCATTCCCCCTTACCCGGCTGCGACGCAATCGCAGTGATGAATTTTCCCGCCGCCTGGTGCGGGAAAATCGCCTCACAACAGATGATCTCATCTACCCGGTATTTGTTATTGATGGCGAAAACCAGCGAGAGCCGGTTGCATCAATGCCGGGGGTTGAACGATTATCCGTCGACGTTCTGGTCGAAGAAGCGAAAACCATTGTCGCACTCGGCATTCCGGCCATTGCCCTGTTCCCTGTTACACCGCAGGCAAAAAAATCGCTCACCGCGGAAGAGGCTTTCAATCGCGACGGACTGGCACAGCGAGCCGTTCGCGCACTGAAACGTGCAGTGCCGGAGCTGGGCATTATTACCGATGTGGCGCTGGACCCTTTTACCACCCACGGCCAGGACGGCATTATCGATGACAGTGGTTACGTGCAAAATGATGTCACGATAGAAGCACTGGTGCGTCAGGCATTGAGCCACGCCGAAGCAGGCACAGATATCGTCGCCCCCTCGGACATGATGGATGGTCGCATTGGCGCTATTCGGGACGCCCTGGAAGATGCCGGTTACCCCAATGTCAAAATACTCGCCTATTCTGCCAAGTATGCCTCCAGCTATTACGGGCCTTTTCGTGACGCGGTAGGTTCCGCAGCTAACATTCAGGGTGGCGACAAGAAGAGCTACCAAATGGACCCAGCCAACAGTGACGAAGCACTGCACGAATGCGCGCAGGATCTGGCCGAAGGTGCAGACATGATCATGGTCAAGCCAGGCATGCCTTATCTGGATATTTTGCGGCGTGTCAAAAGTGAACTGCAAGTACCCACGTTTGCCTATCAGGTCAGTGGCGAATACGCTATGCATTGTGCAGCTTTTGAAAACGGCTGGCTGGCGCGAGACAAGGTTATTCTTGAATCACTGCTGGCATTTAAACGAGCCGGTGCAGATGGAATACTGACTTATTTCGCTAAAGAAGCCGCCGAACTGTTGAATCAGTAACTGGCCTCTGCTCTCTGATGAGACTTGATAAGTTCCTGTCCAACGCGACTGATCTTTCCCGCAACGATGTAAAGCGGTTAATTCGCGCGGGGGAAGTCTCCATAAATGACGCCCTTGCAAGCGGTCCGGCAATGCAAGTAACAGACGATGATGAAATCTGCATTGATGGCTCCCCTGTTACCCAGCCCCAGCAACGGTATTTTATGATGAATAAACCCGCTGGCGTGGTATCCGCCAACCGAGATCGCAACCACCCGACCGCCATTGATTTGATTTACGAACACCGGCATCAGGAATTACAGATAGCCGGTCGACTCGACATCGACACCACCGGCCTGCTGCTCATCACCGATGACGGCCAGTGGAATCACCGCATCACATCTCCGCACAGCAGTTGCCCAAAAACCTATCTGGTGGAAGTTGACGAGCCTCTAGCCGAAGGCCTGACAGATAAGTTTGCCGGGGGGATCTGGCTGGAAGGAGAGAAGCGACGCTGCCTGCCGTCAACGCTGGAAATTACCGGCCCAACAACCGCCCGGCTAACCATCAGTGAAGGCAAGTATCATCAGGTAAAGCGTATGTTTGCAGCAATGGGGAACCATGTTACTGCGCTTCATCGTGAGCGTATCGGCAACATTGTGCTGGACGAAGCATTACCCCCTGGCGAGTATCGCCCTCTAACGAAAGAAGAAATTCTGAGCATAGGGCCTTGAACCAACAGGCTTTCCAATTGTTAATATCGAGGCTCGCCAATGAGGGCCACCAGCTGCTCGTTGCCGACGAAAATTTACGCGATATCTCTCTGTCATCAATTCCCACATCAACCACACTACTGACCAATCGTTTCGATCTGTACCAGCAGGCGCAAGACGCAGGCCTCATTTGTCACTTCAATGACTTTCGCTTTGACCTCTTTCAGGAACACAGCTTCGACCGTATTTACTACCGAGTGTCTAAAGAAAAACCCGTGGTTCACCATATTATCAATCAGGCAAAAAAGTACCTGAAACACAAAGGGCAACTGATACTGATCGGCGCCAAGAACGAAGGCATAAAAACCTACATAAAAAATGCTGAACAGTATTTTTCCTGCGCTGCGGGTATTAAAAAAAGTGGGTCGTTTTACTGCGCTACCCTGACCATGGAGAAGGAGGATAGCGTCAAACCTCTCGATGACAAAAACTATGCTGAGCTCCGCATGGAGATCTCTGACGGCAAACTTGAGCTATACAGCAAGCCCGGCATTTTCGGCTGGAATAAAATAGATAAGGGCAGTCAGTTTTTGTGTGAACACCTGGCATCGTTTATCGGCGGGTTTCCGGAAAAACCGCCAACTTTGCTGGACCTTGGCTGTGGCTATGGGTATCTCTCGGCCTACACCCACCAGATAACACCTGATACCCGGATAACGGCAACTGATAACAATGCCGCCGCCATCACCGCATGCGAAAAGAATTTTGCCCTGCTGGGCATTAGCGGGAATGTGGTGGCGGATGATTGTGCCGGAGGAATCAACGAAACTTTTACTGCGGTAATCTGTAACCCACCCTTTCACCAGGGCTTTGCTACCGACGGAAATCTTACCGACCGTTTTATGAACGCCAGCTTCCAGCGGCTAACCGCAGAAGGGAAAGCACTGTTTGTGGTGAATGAATTCGTGCCACTGGAGAAAAAGGCTACCGGAGTGTTCAGAAAAACATCTGTGATTGCAAAAGAAAACGGCTTCAAACTGGTGTTGCTGGAAAAATAAGTGGCCGCACTGCTTTACAGCTTCCAGCACTATTATTTGAGCCAGAAAAAATGGCGTATTGATGCCGAATCATTCAAACAAGCTGACAATTCTGTCGATTTTTTCAATGGCATCAGGGGTTGCAGAAATGATTTTACAGCCCACCCACCAGCCTTCCTCGTGGGACATTTCCCGCACCCATAAACAATCGACGCCCAATTCAAACTGACCAATACCCTGCGTAGTATCACAGGGGTTAAGAACCAGCTGATAAATGTTATCCACTCCCAGAGGGTTATCCGCAGCAATCAGCAACCCTTCACTGTGAATATTAACCAGCCCTCCGAGCTTATCGCCAGTGAGCCTGTTCTCAATCTCGACTCGCACATCAACAGCATGCCGCTCCAGTTGCCTGCGGTTTTGGTCATCAGTCATTATTATTATGCTCCCTGAGCCAGTGCCTGCTGATTCAGATCAGCATAAATGGATTCCAGAGTACGCTCAACCAACGGCTTGGTACTGCCGATAATCATCTGCATTTCACCGCCGATCATGTCCTGAGCAATTTCCTGCCCGGTACGAATTCCCGTGCGTTTGCCGCTCTGATCCACAAACAGGAAGTGCAGACTGTTGGAATTAAACCAGGCCACTTTCTCGCGGCGGCCATCGCGGTATTCAAACCAGGTACCAAACTCCATCAAACGCAGCTTATCAATAATTTGCTGTACCCGCTCATCTTCAACCACTGATGAAGCGGGGTCTTCCAGGCGCCGCTCAGCCAGGCGAACCAGTTTCAGGCGGGTGGCATCCACCGTATCATCCAGCGCCATATTTTTAAGGCGGGCATCATAAACCTTGTCTATGGCTCTTTTCAGCTTGCGGCCCTTGCCTCGATGATAGCCAATTAACTCAAAACCTTTCTCAATAGTGGCTTCTATCCAAGGGTAATGCTGTCGCCAGCGTACCTTATCGCTGTTTTCATCACTCAACTCCAGCCCCCACAGGAGATCTTCAATCAGATTCAGCGCCTGGTGCCAGGACTCTGACTTCTCGCCATAACGCAACAAAACAAACGCCATGTAATCGGACCATGGCTGCAACAGAAACAAGAGAATAGGAGAAGGCAACTCGAGATTTTTAGCTCGCTGCCGAATTTCGGCACTGACCCGCTCCTTAACCTCTCTAAGGCGGTCTTCACCCTGCGCTTTCTCAGTGGCGCGTTTTTCAAGCAGCTCAACGCGTAACTCTATTTTCTGAACGTAGCTGCTGAAATCCATTAACAGTACTGCAAATAATTTTGCTTCGTACTCAAAGTCATCAATAACGCGTTTTACTATCGTTCTGATTTGATGAAAGATCTGATATTCACTGCGCCCGTCGTTACCCACCCAGCGAACACCCGCATCGGCAAGCACATTCAGCAGCTGTCGTGCCGGGTGGTCTTCGTGTTGAAAGAAGTCCGGATCGGCAAACGCGATTTTCAGGTAAGGTGTATGCAGATAACTGAGCATCGCCTTGACGCAATCAGGTAGCTGTTCGTCATTGAGAATGTACTCAAACAGCATACCGACCAGATCGATAGTGGCCATATCGGCACTGCTGACAACGACATCCTTATCACCCACAACGCTCTGCAACTCCGTCTGAAACGTTTCTACGCCTCTTTGAATATCATGCACGGGAATATTTTGAGCGGTTAGCATCAGGTTTTCAGCACTATGGCGGCTCAACTGCTGGAGCTTTTTCGCCGCTTCCATCAACTGTGACGGACTGTAGTTTGGCGCTGCCGGAGCAGTACCCTGACGCAATGCGCTTTGCAATGCGTGAATTTTGCTCACCAGCTTTTCGGAGCTTTCACCCGTCACCGGCGCATCACTGCCACCAATCACGACAGTTTGCCCACCGCCTTTTCCTTCAACCCGGGTACTGGAACCTGTGATTCCTCCGGCAGCAACATCCGAGCCACCAGCACCAGAACCACCAGCACGCGAGCCAACAACACCAGAACCGCCGACACTGCCTGAGGCTTGCTGTTTCTGCCTTGGCGCTGCACCGGTATAACGGTCGCCGGCACTTTTCTTCACCGCAAACCGTATATTCGGCAATACACCCTGCCGCTCAAACTCGGCATTTGCCGCCTCATAGACACGCCCTAGTCGCCGCAGAAACAGCTGATCAAACAACTTGTACAAATACAGTTTGCCTACTGTTGAAAGATCAGCAATTGCCTCCTGCAGTGCTGCACAGTAGTGTACGGGCGCCATTGGTAAATCTTTCAAGGGCACTTTCTGCCCGCCATTGAGCATGGCCATTCTTTGACCCAAAGCCCAGAGCGATGTATTAAATTCATTTTCGGCATGCTGCCGGGCATTCACCAGCGCCACATTCTCTTCAACGTCATCATCAGCCACCAGTTGCATACGCCGGTGATCGATTTCTGATTCATCCGGTTTGAACTGTGGCATAACCCCGGCGGAAAGAGCGTATTGCCGTTCCAGACTGCGCTGAAAAACTCTTGAAACATGACTGCGATTGGCATTCAGTTGCGCACGATCATGCAGCAGCTCAAATCTCTCGCGGCTAGCAGTCGGCTGCTCGACATGCTCCATAATCCGGTCATGAGCAGACAAAAGGAATTCCCGAAAATCCTTTGCTGAAATATCCAGCACAACCCTACTCACCCGGGAAAGAATATCTTCCCGGCGATGCTTGAGCTGAATTGAAGCAGACTGATCACTCATGGTTGTGAAGGTACTCCCCCTGGTTTCAGAATAATAGCCCTGTTTTTCAGAAAGGTTAAGTTTTAGTTTTTGGCCTGTATCTCGACCAGCAGCTCTCTCAGCTTTGCCTGCAACGCGGTATTACCGGACGCAAGCGGTAAACCCTGACGGGCAATTTGCTCAGCCATACCCAACTGCCAGAGGCTGTAATAATTGGATGCAAGCAGTAAATAGACCTCTGCATTGCCACGATCAAGCCGCAAGGCTCGCTCGGCAATCGCGTTGGATCGCTCGAAAATACCTTGCCGGTGTAGCTGCCAGCCTTCCTGCAGCAACCTTTCTACGGCCGATTGGGCCGCACTTGCTTTTGGGCTTTCCGGCTCAATACGCCTTGCCGGAGGGGTCTCTGCCTTCCCGGAGTCGGTCTTTCGCTCGTCCGGGGCTGGGTAACCTGTTGGCGCAGGAACCATTGGCGCACAGGCCCCCAGCAGCAGACTGGCAAAAACAAGACCCAACAGATTTCTCTTCAACACTGATGATTCCTTTTTGTTCAAACGGTTTAGCAACCTGTTTGCAAATACAACGACACGTTTAAATTCTGCCAGCGCAGTCTTTCAACCCCTACCAGCCCAGCTTGCCCTTCAGCCACTCGATTGCCCGCTGCGGAGCCGTTGCAGTACAAGCGCCTTTCCGGGTCGGCTCACTGCCGTCAATAAATGGCAGATAATGGGCACCCTGGCAATAGCGGGAACTTAACAGGCCTTCACTATCAACCCAGTGATACTGGATCGCTTCCGGCTTTTCAAACGCCAGCGACTGATGATTCAAACCCGCCATGATATCGATCCATACCGGTAACGCACCGGTTCCACCCGTTAACGGCATCTTGCCATTATCGTCGCGGCCCAGCCAGACTACATTGAGGTAACTGCCACTAAAGCCGGCAAACCAGCTATCACGCTGATCATTACTGGTGCCCGTTTTGCCGGCCAGCAAAAGCTCTGACGGCAAACGCTGGTAGGCGCTTTTACCGGTTCCCTCTCGCATCACCACCTGCAGTGCATACTGCATTAAATGCATGACTTCCGGTGAAAATACCTGTTGCACCTGGTAGGGGTAGCGTTTCAGAGGCACATTGTCCGCTGTATAAACCGTTCTGATGGCACGCAGCTGCGAATGAAAGCCTCCAGCCGCCAGTGTGTGGTAAAGCTCTGCCACCTGAAAGGGTGACATTGCCATAGCCCCCAGCATCAGCGAGGGCACCTGATTGATTTCGCCCCGGTAACCTAATCGCTCAATCACATCGGCAACAGCGGGAATGCCAACGGTCATCCCCAGCCTTGCAGCTGCCTGATTATAAGATTGTGCCAGTGCCTGATAGAGCATCACCCGACCATGGCTCTCACGGGAAAAATTTCGCGGCCGCCACTCCTCACCATTTTCAGAACGGACCACTACCGGGCTATCGTCAATCGGTGTTGCCAGCGTATAGTTTTTCACATTTTCAAGCGCCGCCAGATAAACCGCAGGCTTAATGGTAGAACCAACCGGTCGATACGCATCCAGCGCCCGGTTAAACCCGGCGTATCCGGCCTGCCTGTCTCCGGCGACGGCAATCACCTCTGCCGTCCCAACTCGCACCACCAAGGACGCCACCTGTAACTGCCCTTTGTCCAACCGATAGTCTCGCTCGATTAACGCCAGCTTGCTGTCGAGGCTCTGCTCGAGATGGCGCTGAACCTGGGGATCAAAATTGGTAAACACTCGCAACCCTTCGCTGCGCAGTGCCTCATCACCATAGTCTTCCAGCAACTGCCTTTTCACCAACGCCATATAGGCGGGGAAATCATTTTTGCGCCGACTGCCCCTTGCAACAATGCCTAATGGCTGTCGTCGAGCCTGCTGAATTTGTTGCTCACTGACGCCTCCTTCTCGTGCCAGTACGTCCAGCACCAGGTTTCTCCTTTGCAGCGCCCGTTCCGGATACCGCCAGGGGTTGTAATAAGAGGCGCCTTTTACCAATGCCACAAGCAACGCTACCTGATGCAACTCAAGCTCCCCAACCGGCTTTTGAAAATAATGTCGACTGGCCATGGCGAACCCGTGAATGGCGCGTTGCCCGGACTGCCCCAGATAGACTTCATTGAGGTAGGTTTCGAGAATTTCATTCTTGTCAAAATGCACTTCAAGCAACACCGCCATCACGGCTTCCAGCAACTTCCTTGACAGTGTGCGTTTTTCATTGAGGTAGAAGTTCTTCACCAGTTGCTGGGTTAGTGTACTGCCACCCTGAACCGTCTTACCCTGCTGAAGATTGGCCTTCATCGCACGGGCTATACCGCGGAATGAAATGCCGAAATGTTGAAAAAAGTTTCGGTCTTCTACGGCTACCAGCGTCTCAACCAGACGCGGAGGCACCTCCCCCAAACGAACCAGTTCCCGATCTTCCTGATGAGAGGGATAAATGCCCCCGATTCTGAGCGGCTCAAGGCGAGCCAGCGAGAGTGAATTGCCAGCACTGTTCA
This genomic stretch from Pseudomonadales bacterium harbors:
- a CDS encoding chloride channel protein, whose protein sequence is MPATKSSPKRSSRRWLENQVNRFHHRVAYAEALPQLSLLGFVCGLLTAVVAILFRLSFETPLNLLLPSGSESFEALPVEARFLLPVCGALCLGLILHFLKPESRPVGVGHVIDRMQHHQSHLPAKNALLEFFGSAIAIITGNSVGREGPAVHLGAACSSLFGQYLKLPNNSLRILVSCGVAAAIAASFNTPLAGVIFAMEVVLMEYTISGFIPVIIAAVTGAFLFRAVFGDQQAFSLPLIEMGSLWEIPFLILCGLAIGLVATAMLNLAQGCSRFADKPVLLKMIAAGLLTGAVATVLPQVMGVGYDTLEQAMLGQLGFWLLAAIVIAKLVLSTVSVSLGMPGGTIGPSLVIGVCMGGWLGFIGGMINPEQASTPGFYATLGMSAMMGAVLNAPLAALIVMLELTYNPNLLLPSMLTIVTATLTARTASRLPGLFSIGRDRSRYTSPVFQMLSRAGVTSLMELNFAHHSHLIRPEAAREILEKKPVWLVIEDVGEPKYILKPVDLARHMEAQDPLSWDEDTRIDLLKIPAERWRLHPIHSRATLQEALILMRQKDGRAVYITQPASPLMSEVAGIVTRESIDNYYQ
- the hemJ gene encoding protoporphyrinogen oxidase HemJ: MLTAINNFITGIHSWIEAFHIISVVCWFAALFYLPRLFVYHASAEDDISNERFKIMERKLYRGIANPSMIASLVFGLALFSTAPDYFLSSVWFHVKVVLVVLLIGYHHMCLAYLKKFRDNNNTKSHVFFRWFNEVPVIMLIGIVVMVVVRPF
- a CDS encoding DUF2058 domain-containing protein, whose protein sequence is MASLQDQLLKAGIVDEKKAKQAKKEKHKQNKQARKGQPVVSETRQLAKQAQAERSARDREINRQREAAAKQKAIAAQIKQLIEVNRINRQGGETAYQFTDAKKIKKIYVSDLLHRQLSRGLIAVVKLNEQYELVPSAVADKIKQRDETVVILQNQPTKGEQGTLDEPDEDDYYADYKIPDDLMW
- a CDS encoding DUF924 domain-containing protein gives rise to the protein MGQKEWQVVLDYWFGDIENTAIDWQQRGDLWWGKHREVDQEIRDRFAHFVNGLSEGGYRDWLGSARGRLAAIVVVDQFSRNLFRGEAKAFAADPQALQWCLDGIDCGDDLLLKPVERVFFYMPLEHSESPAMQQLSITNYRALVSAVPEEEKETFRGFLDFAQRHYDVIARFGRYPHRNKALGRESTPEEMAFMEQSSSF
- the hemL gene encoding glutamate-1-semialdehyde 2,1-aminomutase; translated protein: MQRSEELFQRAQNHIPGGVNSPVRAFKAVGGSPVFFDSAQDAYLYDADGNRYVDYVQSWGPMILGHGHPYVLDSIRGQLEKGLTFGAPTEIEIDLADRLCELVPGLDMVRMVNSGTEATMSAIRLARGFTGRDKIIKFEGCYHGHSDSLLVKAGSGALTLGVPSSPGVPASLADHTVTLTYNDSDAVVQAFTEIGEQVACVIVEPVAGNMSCIPPQPGFLETLREQCTNNGALLIFDEVMTGFRVGPQCATGHFHIEADLITLGKVIGGGMPVGAFGGKREVMKQIAPLGPVYQAGTLSGNPVAMTAGLTTLNLISQPDFYAPLLEHTTELMAGLQERADTAGIPFTTNHIGTMFGIFFTTANSVSNYQQVMACNTERFGQFFHGMLKEGVYLAPASYEAGFMSAAHTDIDIKYTLDAAARVFKKL
- the hemB gene encoding porphobilinogen synthase, with product MSFTDTRGSFPLTRLRRNRSDEFSRRLVRENRLTTDDLIYPVFVIDGENQREPVASMPGVERLSVDVLVEEAKTIVALGIPAIALFPVTPQAKKSLTAEEAFNRDGLAQRAVRALKRAVPELGIITDVALDPFTTHGQDGIIDDSGYVQNDVTIEALVRQALSHAEAGTDIVAPSDMMDGRIGAIRDALEDAGYPNVKILAYSAKYASSYYGPFRDAVGSAANIQGGDKKSYQMDPANSDEALHECAQDLAEGADMIMVKPGMPYLDILRRVKSELQVPTFAYQVSGEYAMHCAAFENGWLARDKVILESLLAFKRAGADGILTYFAKEAAELLNQ
- the rsuA gene encoding 16S rRNA pseudouridine(516) synthase RsuA; the encoded protein is MRLDKFLSNATDLSRNDVKRLIRAGEVSINDALASGPAMQVTDDDEICIDGSPVTQPQQRYFMMNKPAGVVSANRDRNHPTAIDLIYEHRHQELQIAGRLDIDTTGLLLITDDGQWNHRITSPHSSCPKTYLVEVDEPLAEGLTDKFAGGIWLEGEKRRCLPSTLEITGPTTARLTISEGKYHQVKRMFAAMGNHVTALHRERIGNIVLDEALPPGEYRPLTKEEILSIGP